One Pseudonocardia sediminis DNA window includes the following coding sequences:
- a CDS encoding RNA-binding S4 domain-containing protein — MSGAPIMDVPIDSEPIRIGQFLKLAGLAEDGGHARELLESGDVTLNGRPENRRGAQLKAGDVVAVAGHKVRPTIG, encoded by the coding sequence ATGAGTGGAGCACCGATCATGGACGTGCCGATCGACTCGGAACCCATCCGGATCGGCCAGTTCCTCAAGCTCGCCGGCCTGGCCGAGGACGGCGGGCACGCCCGCGAGCTGCTCGAGTCCGGCGACGTGACCCTCAACGGCCGCCCGGAGAACCGCCGCGGTGCCCAGCTCAAGGCCGGCGACGTGGTCGCGGTCGCCGGCCACAAGGTGCGCCCGACCATCGGCTGA
- a CDS encoding class I SAM-dependent methyltransferase, giving the protein MQDHYFTADPTAPSRPGTVRLHTDGVDLTLATDSGVFSQSRVDRGTKVLLDSAPMPSTRGPLLDLGCGYGPIALTLATRRRRLPVWAIDLNDRALGLTRANADAAGLGNVTACRPDEVPDDVVFAGIYSNPPIRSGKAALHEMLLRWLPRLDPAGVAYLVVSKNLGSDSLARWLDEQGFPTSRLTSDRGFRVLEVRPSTS; this is encoded by the coding sequence GTGCAGGACCACTACTTCACCGCCGATCCCACGGCCCCCAGCAGGCCCGGCACGGTGCGCCTGCACACGGACGGCGTCGACCTCACGCTGGCGACCGACTCCGGGGTGTTCTCCCAGAGCCGCGTGGACCGCGGGACGAAGGTCCTGCTCGACTCCGCCCCGATGCCGTCCACCCGCGGGCCGCTGCTGGACCTGGGCTGCGGGTACGGGCCGATCGCGCTCACCCTGGCCACCCGGCGACGCCGGCTGCCGGTGTGGGCGATCGACCTCAACGACCGTGCGCTCGGGCTCACCCGGGCGAACGCAGACGCGGCGGGGCTGGGCAACGTGACGGCCTGCCGCCCGGACGAGGTGCCCGACGACGTCGTCTTCGCCGGCATCTACTCCAACCCGCCGATCCGCTCCGGCAAGGCCGCACTGCACGAGATGCTGCTGCGCTGGCTCCCGCGGCTCGACCCGGCCGGGGTGGCGTACCTGGTGGTGTCCAAGAACCTCGGCTCGGACTCGCTGGCCCGCTGGCTCGACGAGCAGGGCTTCCCGACGAGCCGGCTCACGTCCGACCGCGGCTTCCGGGTACTCGAGGTGCGCCCCTCCACCTCGTAG
- a CDS encoding GNAT family N-acetyltransferase has translation MTSPTTNALPVPGAVLAPAGAADAAEILVLQRCCWVTEAIENDRLDVPALHESAEQVRERVRTRPHWTVRLDGRLVGGVGARLLADGKTWDIGRLMVAPDLAGRGLGRALLAFAEGQAPPGVTTFTLFTGERSVRNRRMYARAGYGDVRPARLPDGTPVPGAVMMDKPAL, from the coding sequence GTGACGTCCCCGACGACCAACGCGCTCCCCGTGCCCGGTGCGGTCCTGGCGCCCGCCGGCGCGGCCGACGCCGCCGAGATCCTGGTCCTGCAGCGCTGCTGCTGGGTGACCGAGGCGATCGAGAACGACCGGCTCGACGTCCCCGCGCTGCACGAGAGCGCCGAGCAGGTCCGCGAGCGGGTACGGACCCGCCCGCACTGGACGGTGCGCCTGGACGGACGTCTGGTGGGCGGCGTCGGCGCGCGCCTGCTCGCCGACGGCAAGACCTGGGACATCGGACGGCTGATGGTCGCCCCGGACCTCGCCGGGCGCGGCCTGGGACGGGCGCTGCTCGCCTTCGCCGAGGGCCAGGCCCCGCCGGGCGTCACGACGTTCACCCTGTTCACCGGCGAGCGCAGCGTCCGCAACCGGCGTATGTACGCCCGGGCCGGATACGGCGACGTCCGCCCGGCCCGCCTGCCCGACGGCACCCCGGTCCCGGGCGCGGTCATGATGGACAAACCGGCGCTCTGA